Proteins encoded in a region of the Bactrocera tryoni isolate S06 chromosome 4, CSIRO_BtryS06_freeze2, whole genome shotgun sequence genome:
- the LOC120773828 gene encoding proteoglycan 4 produces the protein MDPFFFNCHNPIQKRLLLIDSGIIFEMQKRLTTKTRLQHRLAPSACQLTLLAISISALLPQHTWGIQQQQNFPADYLVPPPLPTPQHLKHQNAPAHQAAETVAAPSHTSSINAVEPPGFMSRIARWFGLGAAEQNQIANGFSSDGKQAYNYEAPLGPDGKPCNLCNKYPWVPMFPQGLQYQANNQHAAAAPQQHSQQHYEAQASQKYTKQQPLPFGNTGKQQLPVRQRAVQFNFPTVYQPLPGSYKAPPAPGKAPVAPPFLPVPIPNLSLNALPPIYNAQPFRLPYLTPAASTTTTESTVGTAQQLPTTKPAHFAENVGAPSELQPDRVRPEQTYSTPTRVHDPSFEIVKSHQITDFVSSVEYPVTFEQSPSIDLGQQQAPVNPQPVKQTVATVPYQHETFSPNLHKHLPASQILTELGSFAGQPQTQLPQQSQSYINTQSQGSTPPQPQTQQPQQSQIYQQTDLSYQTATQQQQVQYSPATTTQSQTEYTQFQQNYEPSTNFYTTPYQQQTQYQQHNYEPQKAPYEPQGEDNFPSASSHNLTEVQHQQQNLDSRPWLPLAQTFPYTTTEPPREFEFSTQLSQLGEVDYITERVQGNTQVQFLPSLQTQQPPRPEQVKHDQRETPKRLLDSPIQHAPGFLNQPRPFTRDPSELNLRRPPAPFVTPQHYSNHKPNSVDLPFSTAPWLVTPLPPLPTFTGAPAAPTPTSTYSAIDASGQYAGMSPPTPPPPAPARHKDVHQIIIPYTTKNKPRPFEPTRPQSTVNQIDQQNAAFQKWSTQQNSVDIHEQQESKLVTAKLATETPPPELPRRTTKYVTKILASNLRDLLRREHEIRQQKTNSSSFDLSKLQKNIDDWTEQEYTSLSHRPSTPTIRGRSKHIPTEYLTTTTPASRRPKTTISLFEPPSELPASVNDLQSLLLERGSKRFELNQIDDDVDNHLLDTLESETVTVSSTTSQTTTQQPPNSNGHAAPNFMHLGSESHQAEPAELWRKAKVTISPQTHEKVYVVTPQPRFFPQRTLTTTSTSTEVPPSFRKSPRFIVRPTPGNGTHSSAPASSLYSPELFGLMGLSAYVPAKPVEIIDGNSKVFNIITAPPNTHAVESNKQLSTKDQLSQVKKGRRLRSTMSPSPR, from the exons ATGGATCCATTTTTCTTCAACTGTCATAATCCTATACAAAAACGACTCCTTTTAATAGAttccggcatcatttttgaaatgcaAAAACGTCTTACAACGAAG ACGCGACTTCAGCATCGACTTGCCCCTTCTGCCTGCCAGCTTACCCTCCTAGCCATTAGTATATCAGCTCTATTGCCACAACACACCTGGGGTATACAGCAGCAACAGAATTTCCCTGCAGATTATCTGGTGCCACCACCATTACCCACACCACAACATCTGAAACATCAAAATGCACCCGCTCATCAAGCAGCCGAAACAGTGGCGGCACCTAGTCACACATCCTCCATCAATGCCGTCGAACCGCCCGGCTTTATGTCACGCATAGCACGCTGGTTCGGCCTCGGAGCGGCGGAACAAAATCAAATCGCCAACGGTTTCTCATCGGATGGTAAACAAGCATACAATTATGAAGCACCCTTAGGACCAGATGGTAAACCTTGTAACCTTTGCAATAAATATCCTTGGGTGCCAATGTTCCCGCAAGGTTTACAATACCAGGCGAATAATCAGCACGCCGCTGCGGCGCCACAACAGCACTCACAACAACACTATGAAGCGCAAGCATCacagaaatatacaaaacaacagCCATTGCCATTTGGCAACACTGGGAAGCAACAGTTGCCCGTTAGACAACGCGCTGTACAGTTCAATTTCCCCACAGTATATCAACCACTGCCTGGATCCTACAAAGCACCACCTGCACCGGGAAAAGCTCCTGTAGCACCACCATTTCTTCCAGTGCCCATACCGAATCTCAGCCTGAACGCTTTGCCACCTATTTATAATGCACAACCCTTCCGTTTGCCTTATTTGACGCCTGCAGCTTCCACAACCACCACTGAGTCTACGGTCGGCACTGCACAGCAATTGCCCACTACGAAACCAGCACACTTCGCGGAAAACGTCGGTGCACCTTCGGAGTTGCAACCGGATCGTGTGCGTCCAGAGCAGACATACTCAACGCCAACACGAGTTCATGATCCCAGCTTTGAGATTGTAAAGAGCCATCAGATCACCGATTTCGTCTCATCAGTCGAATATCCAGTCACGTTCGAACAATCGCCTTCTATTGACTTAGGACAGCAGCAAGCCCCAGTTAATCCACAACCGGTCAAACAGACGGTTGCGACGGTGCCATATCAGCATGAGACGTTCAGTCCAAATCTACACAAGCACTTGCCTGCGTCGCAAATACTCACCGAATTGGGTAGTTTTGCGGGACAACCACAAACCCAACTGCCGCAACAGAGTCAGTCATATATTAATACGCAGTCGCAGGGTTCAACACCTCCCCAGCCGCaaacacaacaaccacaacagtCTCAAATCTATCAACAAACGGATCTTTCCTACCAGACGGCAACACAACAGCAACAGGTGCAATATTCGCCAGCCACCACAACACAGTCCCAAACGGAGTATACACAATTTCAACAAAACTACGAGCCATCCACAAATTTCTACACAACACCATATCAACAGCAAACGCAATATCAGCAGCACAATTATGAGCCACAGAAAGCTCCCTATGAGCCACAAGGTGAAGACAACTTTCCATCCGCTTCGTCGCACAATCTAACCGAGGTGCAACATCAGCAACAAAACCTGGACAGCAGACCTTGGTTGCCGCTGGCGCAAACCTTCCCCTACACAACTACGGAGCCACCACGCGAGTTCGAATTCTCGACCCAATTGTCGCAGCTTGGTGAGGTGGACTACATAACGGAACGCGTGCAAGGGAACACACAAGTGCAATTTTTACCTTCACTACAAACACAACAACCACCGCGACCAGAACAAGTAAAGCATGATCAACGTGAAACACCAAAACGCTTATTGGATTCTCCCATACAACATGCGCCCGGTTTTCTTAACCAACCACGCCCCTTTACGCGTGATCCCAGTGAACTGAATTTGCGCAGACCGCCTGCGCCGTTTGTGACCCCACAACATTATTCAAATCACAAGCCAAATTCCGTCGATCTACCCTTCTCTACAGCACCATGGTTAGTGACGCCGTTGCCACCCTTGCCCACATTTACTGGTGCACCTGCGGCGCCCACACCAACCTCCACCTACAGTGCCATAGATGCGAGCGGTCAATATGCTGGAATgtcaccaccaacaccaccaccgCCGGCGCCGGCGCGCCACAAGGACGTTCATCAAATAATCATTCCTTATACGACGAAAAACAAGCCACGTCCCTTTGAGCCTACACGTCCACAGTCGACAGTTAATCAAATCGATCAACAGAATGCCGCTTTCCAGAAATGGTCCACCCAACAGAATAGCGTGGATATACACGAACAACAAGAGTCCAAATTGGTGACTGCGAAATTGGCTACGGAGACGCCACCGCCCGAGCTACCGCGTCGCACCACGAAATATGTCACTAAAATACTTGCCTCAAATTTACGTGATCTACTGCGTCGCGAACATGAAATTAGACAGCAGAAAACGAATTCTTCGAGCTTTGATCTCTCCAAGCTGCAAAAGAATATCGACGACTGGACGGAGCAAGAGTACACCTCACTGTCGCATCGTCCAAGTACGCCAACAATACGTGGCCGGTCCAAGCACATACCAACTGAATATCTTACCACAACAACTCCAGCATCACGTCGCCCTAAGACAACAATTAGTCTTTTTGAACCACCTTCGGAACTGCCAGCATCCGTTAACGATTTGCAATCGCTGCTGTTGGAACGCGGTTCGAAGCGTTTCGAACTGAATCAAATAGACGATGATGTGGATAACCACTTATTGGACACTCTAGAAAGCGAAACAGTGACAGTCTCTTCAACAACGAGTCAAACAACCACGCAGCAACCGCCGAATAGTAATGGACATGCAGCACCGAATTTCATGCACCTCGGTTCCGAATCCCATCAGGCCGAGCCGGCAGAACTTTGGCGCAAAGCCAAGGTTACCATTTCGCCACAAACACACGAGAAGGTGTATGTGGTGACGCCACAGCCACGATTCTTCCCACAACGTACGCTTACCACAACCAGTACGAGCACTGAAGTGCCGCCCAGTTTTAGAAAGTCGCCACGCTTCATAGTGAGACCAACACCCGGTAATG GCACCCACTCATCTGCGCCGGCATCCAGTCTTTATAGTCCCGAGCTCTTCGGTCTGATGGGTCTCTCGGCTTATGTGCCGGCCAAGCCAGTGGAGATTATCGATGGCAATTCAAAA GTCTTCAATATCATAACGGCGCCACCAAACACTCATGCGGTTGAGTCCAACAAGCAGTTGTCGACCAAGGATCAGTTGTCGCAGGTGAAGAAGGGCAGAAGACTGAGATCGACAATGTCACCATCACCAAGATAA